The following proteins are encoded in a genomic region of Dialister hominis:
- a CDS encoding OadG-related small transporter subunit — MSSVESAIYLMVIAYPMVFIVMGLFVALTYLLNKAFPYKGE, encoded by the coding sequence ATGAGCTCTGTTGAATCAGCCATTTACCTGATGGTCATCGCGTATCCCATGGTTTTCATCGTCATGGGGCTCTTTGTGGCATTGACCTACTTGCTGAATAAAGCATTCCCGTACAAAGGGGAATAA
- a CDS encoding aminopeptidase, with amino-acid sequence MKETYSRTKSVWQRMDETERKAVMDYGEKYKAFLDTARTERLAAKEIIRQAEAKGFKPVYDMKSLKAGDKVYWNQKDKSVILAVIGEEPVHEGIKIVGSHIDSPRLDLKANPVHEQEGVVYFRTHYYGGIKKYQWTCIPLALIGVVYTKDGRKVEINIGLKDSDPVFYISDLLIHMAQDQMKKSLAEGITGEQLQPIIATNSDENQKPKEALMKMFKDTYGIEEEDFAAAELELVPAEKSRDVGFDRSLIASYGQDDRVCSYANLEAILDAKPGVKTQAALLTDKEEIGSYGNTGMESSYFVKFVMKLLSLQGQNTILDFYETMENSEMLSADVNSCLDPMFPEVSEKDNASFLGYGINLTKYGGSRGKAGSNDANAEFLQKIRTIFNEAGVCWQIGELGKVDQGGGGTIAFMMADWGAEVVDCGTAMLSMHAPYDLLSKADAYETYLAYKAFFESK; translated from the coding sequence ATGAAAGAAACATACAGCAGAACCAAGTCCGTATGGCAGCGCATGGACGAAACCGAACGCAAAGCCGTCATGGACTATGGCGAAAAGTACAAAGCATTCCTTGATACAGCCAGAACAGAAAGACTGGCAGCCAAAGAAATCATCCGTCAGGCAGAAGCAAAAGGCTTTAAACCTGTCTATGATATGAAATCCCTGAAAGCAGGCGACAAAGTATACTGGAACCAGAAGGATAAGTCCGTCATCCTGGCCGTCATCGGTGAAGAACCGGTCCATGAAGGCATCAAGATCGTCGGCTCCCACATCGACTCCCCGCGTCTGGACCTCAAGGCAAACCCGGTCCATGAACAGGAAGGCGTCGTATACTTCCGCACCCATTACTACGGTGGCATCAAGAAGTACCAGTGGACCTGCATTCCGCTCGCTCTGATCGGCGTCGTATACACCAAGGACGGCAGAAAAGTGGAAATCAATATCGGCCTGAAAGATAGCGACCCGGTATTCTACATTTCCGATCTCCTCATCCACATGGCACAGGACCAGATGAAGAAATCCCTCGCAGAAGGCATCACAGGCGAACAGCTCCAGCCGATCATCGCTACCAACTCCGATGAAAACCAGAAGCCGAAGGAAGCTCTCATGAAGATGTTCAAGGACACCTACGGCATCGAAGAAGAAGACTTCGCAGCTGCTGAGCTCGAACTCGTACCGGCTGAAAAGAGCCGTGACGTAGGCTTCGACCGTTCCCTCATCGCATCCTATGGCCAGGACGACAGAGTCTGCTCCTATGCAAACCTGGAAGCCATCCTCGATGCAAAGCCGGGCGTCAAGACACAGGCAGCTCTCCTGACAGATAAGGAAGAAATCGGATCCTACGGCAACACCGGCATGGAATCCTCTTACTTCGTCAAATTCGTCATGAAGCTCCTCTCCCTCCAGGGACAGAACACCATCCTTGATTTCTATGAAACCATGGAAAACAGTGAAATGCTCTCCGCAGACGTCAACTCCTGCCTGGATCCGATGTTCCCGGAAGTATCCGAAAAAGACAACGCATCCTTCCTGGGCTACGGCATCAACCTGACCAAGTACGGCGGATCCCGCGGCAAAGCAGGCAGCAATGATGCCAATGCTGAATTCCTCCAGAAGATCCGCACCATTTTCAACGAAGCAGGCGTATGCTGGCAGATCGGTGAACTTGGCAAAGTAGACCAGGGCGGCGGCGGAACGATTGCATTCATGATGGCAGACTGGGGCGCTGAAGTCGTAGACTGCGGCACAGCCATGCTCTCCATGCACGCACCGTACGACCTCCTCTCCAAGGCTGACGCTTACGAAACCTACCTCGCTTACAAAGCATTCTTCGAAAGCAAGTAA